From Microbacterium pseudoresistens, the proteins below share one genomic window:
- the tmk gene encoding dTMP kinase, giving the protein MTDGLWITLEGGDGSGKTTQAALLEAWLSAQGRTVLRTREPGGSEVGALIRDIVLHHRGDIAPRAEALLYAADRAHHVATVVRPALERGDVVLQDRYLDSSVAYQGAGRVLDADEVRDLSLWGAEGALPDLTVLLDLDPAAARRRLDAADKPFDRLEAEREEFHGRVRAAYLSLADAEPDRFLVLDADDAPERIAEAVRARVEPLLHPR; this is encoded by the coding sequence GTGACCGACGGCCTGTGGATCACGCTCGAAGGCGGAGACGGCTCGGGCAAGACCACGCAGGCCGCCCTGCTCGAGGCGTGGCTGTCCGCGCAGGGACGCACCGTGCTGCGCACGCGCGAGCCCGGTGGATCCGAGGTGGGTGCGCTCATCCGCGACATCGTGCTGCATCACCGCGGCGACATCGCCCCGCGCGCGGAAGCGCTGCTGTACGCCGCCGACCGCGCGCACCACGTCGCCACCGTCGTGCGCCCCGCGCTGGAGCGCGGCGACGTCGTGCTGCAGGACCGCTACCTCGACTCCTCGGTCGCCTATCAGGGGGCGGGCCGGGTGCTCGACGCCGACGAGGTGCGCGACCTGTCGCTGTGGGGGGCCGAAGGCGCGCTGCCCGACCTCACCGTGCTGCTCGATCTCGACCCGGCCGCGGCACGCCGGCGCTTGGACGCCGCCGACAAGCCGTTCGACCGCCTCGAAGCGGAGCGCGAGGAGTTCCACGGGCGCGTGCGCGCCGCGTACCTCTCGCTCGCCGATGCCGAGCCCGATCGCTTTCTCGTGCTGGATGCCGACGACGCTCCGGAGCGCATCGCCGAGGCGGTTCGGGCGCGGGTCGAGCCGCTCCTGCACCCTCGCTGA
- a CDS encoding DNA polymerase III subunit delta' yields MSPAAPDHPDDAFPWTDVWGQNDAVRTLRAAAADPASLSHAWLITGPPGSGRSTLAYAFAAALVAEGPDDEHAMRQVMAGTHPDVTALRTDKVIITIAEARALVERSYFSPSSGRYRVIVVEDADRMVERTSNVLLKALEEPPEKTVWILCAPSDADLLPTIRSRVRTLRLREPDVDDVAALIVHRTGTDASVAEQAARHAQRHIGMAQRLATDPAARSRREQMLRAVLGARGVGDAVEVAGRIVQAATDDAKALTAERDAAERATLLRTVGIAEGAPVPQALRGQISVLEDEQKKRATRSLRDGIDRVLTDLQSMFRDVVMLQFGRRDGLINRELGDDLAALADAWPPARTLVVLDHLAETRDALERNVAPLLALESLLITVTSGRKP; encoded by the coding sequence ATGTCGCCCGCGGCGCCCGATCACCCCGACGATGCCTTTCCATGGACCGACGTCTGGGGGCAGAACGATGCGGTCCGCACGCTGCGCGCGGCGGCGGCCGATCCGGCATCCCTCTCGCACGCCTGGCTCATCACCGGGCCGCCCGGATCGGGCCGATCCACCCTCGCCTACGCGTTCGCCGCGGCGCTCGTCGCCGAAGGTCCTGACGATGAGCACGCGATGCGACAGGTCATGGCGGGCACGCATCCCGACGTCACGGCGCTGCGCACCGACAAGGTCATCATCACGATCGCCGAGGCGCGCGCACTGGTCGAGCGCTCCTATTTCTCGCCCTCGTCGGGTCGGTACCGTGTGATCGTCGTGGAGGATGCGGATCGCATGGTCGAGCGCACGTCCAACGTTCTGCTCAAGGCGCTCGAGGAGCCGCCGGAGAAGACGGTGTGGATACTCTGCGCCCCCAGCGATGCTGATCTGCTGCCCACCATCCGCTCCCGCGTGCGCACGTTGCGGCTGCGCGAGCCCGACGTCGATGACGTCGCCGCGCTCATCGTGCATCGAACGGGGACCGATGCCTCCGTCGCCGAACAGGCGGCCAGACACGCGCAGCGGCACATCGGCATGGCGCAGCGGCTCGCGACCGATCCGGCTGCGCGCAGCCGACGAGAGCAGATGCTGCGCGCCGTGCTCGGCGCCAGGGGAGTCGGTGACGCGGTGGAGGTCGCCGGACGCATCGTGCAGGCCGCCACCGACGACGCCAAGGCGCTGACCGCAGAGCGCGATGCCGCCGAGCGCGCGACGCTCCTGCGCACCGTGGGCATTGCCGAGGGCGCGCCGGTGCCGCAGGCGTTGCGCGGACAGATCTCGGTGCTGGAAGACGAGCAGAAGAAGCGCGCCACGCGCAGTCTGCGCGACGGCATCGACCGCGTGCTCACCGACCTGCAGTCGATGTTTCGCGACGTCGTCATGCTGCAGTTCGGGCGGCGTGACGGCCTCATCAACCGCGAGCTCGGCGACGACCTCGCGGCGCTCGCCGACGCCTGGCCGCCCGCGCGTACGCTTGTCGTGCTCGATCATCTGGCAGAGACCCGCGACGCCTTGGAGCGCAACGTGGCCCCGCTGCTCGCCCTGGAGAGTCTGCTCATCACCGTCACCAGCGGGAGGAAGCCGTGA
- the topA gene encoding type I DNA topoisomerase — protein MAQGKKLVIVESPTKMRSIQGYLGDDYEVLSSVGHIRDLADKKDIPAEDKKAYGKYSIDVENGFDPYYVVSDRKTKTVAELKRALKSADELLLATDEDREGEAIAWHLLETLKPKVPVKRMVFHEITKDAIRAAVDKTRDLDLALVDAQETRRILDRLYGWDVSPVLWYKVKSGLSAGRVQSAATRMIVDRERERMAFVSAEYWDVEARAAKGENGGFQVRLVRLDGGQIARGSDFDEDGKLKKAVVVLDEAKAQALSEAIDAAAAGTVSKVEAKPGTRSPYAPFTTSTLQQEAGRKLSMTAKQAMSVAQRLYEKGYITYMRTDSTALSTQAVQAARAQAVALYGDAAVPLKPRVYKSKSKNAQEAHEAIRPSGETFRTPSSLSSQLDREEQRLYDLIWKRTVASQMADAKYETTTVTVTVDANGQAAEFTASGTVYTFKGFLEAYEEGRDERRSDKDAAESQSLPVVAVGDALVVSDSEAKPHRTTPKPRYTEASLVKALEEHGIGRPSTFASIIGTVIDRGYATKRGQALVPTWLAFSVVRLLEQHFADLIDYDFTAALEDDLDAIARGEQKRVEWLRSFYYGSDRHVGLRQVVDNLGEIDARALNATRITDTATLRFGKYGPYLEIADPANPEAKPRIVNVPEDLAPDELTAEKAQELIDAPVAGDRVLGENPENGRSIVVKDGRFGPYVQENLPADPDEAEPLVDAATGEVIDAPAKKKTKKDAAPKPRTASLFRSMSVDTIDLDTALRLLSLPRVVGADPESGEEITAQNGRFGPYLKKGADSRSLEGEQQIFDITLDEALEIYARPKYGAGSRRAASALAEFEADPVSGKPIRVRDGRFGPYVTDGETNVTIPRGQKPEDVTFEIAVQMLADKRAKGPAPKRGAKKAPAKKPAAKKTSAKKPAAKKAPAKKTES, from the coding sequence GTGGCGCAAGGCAAGAAGCTCGTCATCGTCGAGTCTCCGACGAAGATGCGGTCCATCCAGGGCTACCTCGGCGACGACTACGAGGTGCTCAGCTCGGTCGGTCACATCCGAGACCTGGCCGACAAGAAGGACATCCCCGCCGAGGACAAGAAGGCGTACGGCAAGTACTCGATCGACGTCGAGAACGGTTTCGACCCCTACTACGTGGTCAGCGATCGCAAGACCAAGACCGTCGCCGAGCTCAAGCGCGCGCTCAAGTCCGCCGACGAACTCCTGCTCGCCACCGATGAAGACCGCGAGGGAGAGGCGATCGCCTGGCACCTGCTGGAGACCCTCAAGCCCAAGGTTCCCGTCAAGCGCATGGTGTTCCACGAGATCACCAAGGATGCGATCCGCGCCGCCGTCGACAAGACCCGCGACCTCGACCTCGCGCTCGTCGACGCGCAGGAGACCCGCCGCATCCTGGACCGCCTCTACGGCTGGGATGTCTCTCCCGTGCTCTGGTACAAGGTCAAGTCGGGGCTCTCCGCCGGCCGCGTGCAGTCCGCAGCGACCCGGATGATCGTCGACCGCGAACGCGAGCGGATGGCGTTCGTCTCGGCCGAGTACTGGGACGTCGAGGCCCGCGCGGCCAAGGGCGAGAACGGCGGATTCCAGGTGCGCCTCGTGCGCCTGGACGGCGGGCAGATCGCCCGCGGATCCGACTTCGACGAAGACGGCAAGCTCAAGAAGGCCGTCGTCGTGCTCGACGAGGCGAAGGCGCAGGCCCTGTCGGAGGCGATCGATGCCGCGGCGGCAGGAACCGTGTCGAAGGTCGAGGCCAAGCCCGGCACGCGCAGCCCGTACGCCCCGTTCACGACCTCGACGCTGCAGCAGGAGGCGGGGCGCAAGCTTTCCATGACGGCCAAACAGGCGATGAGCGTCGCCCAGCGGCTGTACGAGAAGGGCTACATCACCTATATGCGCACCGACTCGACGGCGCTGAGCACCCAGGCGGTGCAGGCGGCGCGAGCGCAGGCGGTGGCCCTCTACGGCGATGCCGCGGTGCCCCTCAAGCCCCGCGTCTACAAGAGCAAGAGCAAGAACGCGCAGGAGGCGCACGAGGCGATCCGTCCCTCGGGCGAGACCTTCCGCACGCCCTCGTCGTTGTCGAGCCAGCTCGACCGCGAGGAGCAGCGCCTGTACGACCTCATCTGGAAGCGCACGGTCGCCAGCCAGATGGCGGATGCGAAGTACGAGACGACGACGGTCACGGTCACCGTCGACGCGAACGGGCAGGCCGCAGAGTTCACCGCCTCGGGCACCGTGTACACGTTCAAGGGCTTCCTTGAGGCGTACGAGGAAGGTCGCGACGAGCGCCGGTCCGACAAGGACGCCGCCGAGAGCCAGTCGCTGCCGGTCGTCGCCGTGGGCGATGCGCTGGTCGTCTCCGACTCGGAGGCCAAGCCGCACCGCACCACCCCGAAGCCGCGCTATACCGAGGCTTCGCTGGTCAAGGCGCTGGAAGAGCACGGCATAGGCCGCCCTTCGACGTTCGCAAGCATCATCGGCACGGTCATCGACCGCGGTTACGCGACCAAGCGCGGGCAGGCGCTCGTGCCCACCTGGCTGGCTTTCAGCGTGGTGCGGCTGCTCGAGCAGCACTTCGCCGACCTCATCGACTACGACTTCACCGCGGCGCTGGAAGACGATCTGGATGCCATCGCCCGCGGCGAGCAGAAGCGCGTGGAGTGGCTGCGCTCGTTCTACTACGGCTCGGATCGTCACGTGGGGCTGCGTCAGGTCGTCGACAACCTCGGCGAGATCGACGCGCGTGCCCTGAACGCGACGCGTATCACTGACACCGCCACCCTGCGCTTCGGCAAGTACGGCCCGTATCTCGAGATCGCCGACCCTGCGAACCCCGAGGCCAAGCCGCGCATCGTGAACGTTCCCGAGGACCTCGCGCCCGACGAGCTCACCGCCGAGAAGGCGCAGGAGCTCATCGACGCCCCTGTGGCCGGGGATCGGGTGCTGGGGGAGAATCCCGAGAACGGGCGGAGCATCGTCGTCAAGGACGGCCGGTTCGGACCCTACGTGCAGGAGAATCTGCCGGCCGATCCCGACGAGGCCGAGCCGCTCGTCGACGCGGCGACGGGTGAGGTCATCGACGCGCCGGCGAAGAAGAAGACCAAGAAGGATGCCGCCCCCAAGCCGCGCACCGCGTCGCTTTTCCGCTCGATGTCGGTCGACACGATCGATCTCGACACGGCGCTGCGGTTGCTGAGCCTGCCGCGCGTCGTGGGTGCGGATCCCGAGTCGGGCGAGGAGATCACCGCGCAGAACGGCCGCTTCGGCCCGTACTTGAAGAAGGGCGCCGACTCGCGCTCGCTGGAGGGCGAGCAGCAGATCTTCGACATCACTCTCGACGAGGCGCTGGAGATCTACGCACGGCCCAAGTACGGCGCAGGATCTCGTCGCGCGGCCAGCGCGCTGGCAGAATTCGAGGCCGACCCCGTGAGCGGCAAGCCCATTCGCGTGCGCGACGGCCGGTTCGGTCCGTACGTCACCGACGGCGAGACGAATGTGACCATCCCGCGCGGCCAGAAGCCGGAGGACGTCACCTTCGAGATCGCCGTGCAGATGCTCGCCGACAAGCGCGCGAAGGGTCCGGCGCCCAAGCGCGGCGCGAAGAAGGCTCCCGCCAAGAAGCCGGCAGCCAAGAAGACCTCGGCGAAGAAGCCCGCCGCCAAGAAGGCGCCGGCGAAGAAGACCGAGTCGTGA